A stretch of DNA from Paramisgurnus dabryanus chromosome 19, PD_genome_1.1, whole genome shotgun sequence:
AGTAATCTATTCCCTGTGCTTTGTTGAGATTTCTTAAGGTGAATTGTTTCAGTAAGGACCAGCAAGTGCTGGTGTGCAGTACGTTTTTGTGGCTTAGAAATgatcacatttgcttcagtgAAATCACATGAAAAGGTCTCGGTGTACTGCTGCTGTGTCAGGATGAGAATAAATGTGTCAACATCAAAAGGCAGAAAAGGATACTCCAGGGCATTGTTGGGTTTCTCTGTTTCCTCGTATAAAGCCACCAAGACTGAAATGTGAAACATTAAATCAGCTTAATACAGGAAAATACTGatgataaataaacaaacacattggATACATGTCTTGTAGGTTTTACCATTGGTGAGGCTATCCAGGACTCCGGCCTTCTCCAGATATCTCCTAAACTGCTCTCGCTTCGACTCGGATGCCTACGTGTACAGAGTCAGAGAATAAAAAGCAAAAGTGTTATCTGAGCTACAAAGGTAAACAGCTggattttttatatcaaatgttATCCCTTTATCCAATCAGGATAAGAGAGAAATACTTCATTAACAATTACATTCATAATGTTCCTCAAAGTTTGCACTCAGTTTAAGGACGTGAATTGATGAAAGACACCTGTGTGTGTGAACCGAGTAAATACATCCCGAAAAAACTTTTACCAAATCATTAAAAGTCTTCAAAACGAAACAAGCATTAACTTATTTGTCTGATATCGTGTATTGTTCGTCGCATTAACTTCAGACAGAGTTTGGTTGAAGTAAGTTAAAATGCGTTGCTGCGGTGTTACTAATGTATGTAAAAACAGCGAACACTTCAAACAAAACCCGTTATCACACAAATGTCTTAGGTTACACATATTAACGTCATTTGTTTCTTTTGCTTACTCTGTAATGCGCCATCACGAACGAAAGTGTCAAAATGTTTGAGTCACAACAGCTCTGCTCTTCTGTGCGCATGCGCTCTGAACACAGGCGGAAGACAACACGCTGTCGCCCTGGCAACGCTTAAAGGGAACGTCTTGAATTCTTAAAGAAACTATTTAAAGGGGCTGAATGTAagttattactttaaaaaatctttaagatagagttttcatttgtatatttatgaggCAACCATAATGTAATAGAAAGAATGACACCTTGAGTGTCCTCCACGGTTGTCTCTATCAGCCTGTAGGCTCTTTTCTGTGTGGAGAAGTCGGGTCCGAATTGGCGCGAAATTCAaaatgtgacgtcatgcgcgtgTTCGTCTACCTGGGCGTTCCATATAGACGGGTACGGCCGTCATTAGTAAACAGCGGCAATCGCTAGCATGTTTCAAATGGACTCTGTAGACGGAAAGAAGCTACCAACTTCCAGCATCCAGACACTCACGGAAACTCCTcgtaagttaaaaaaaatccttatctaGTGCGGCCAAAATAGTGCGTGACCGGCGTCGGGGAAAAGACAAGAGTAAACATCGGATTGGCATTTTATTCTTGGAGGGAGCTCCGGTCAGCGCTGGGTATGAAAAGGCTTGAGCAGGTTTCCTTTTTACTGCAAAGGTAAGGCATAGTTACAGGacatctgtaatatattatgttattgtttttgtggtgtaatgctaacgacagcatttattttgtggtaTGCTGTCGATAGCATGTAGCACAGGACCTTTTCAAAAGTTACTTTCTTATATGAATTATCTTTATTCAGAGCACGAGTGCATTAAGATTGTGAGTGTCGGGAGTGTGTTTTATAGTGTcgtgttacaaaacttttagaagtagacttctgttgaaaatataaagtagcactgcaacattttgctaaaatatggtctgtcaaacaataaccttacagtactgtaacttttcttacatttgtaaacatgCTGGTGAATCTCAATGAGCTGTCTGTGGTTGCTATGGCAACTCTGGTTGTTGTGGTCGTGCTCGTACGAGTGTGCCCACCGAGAACGAGCATGAGACTGGCTGCAGTTTCTATAACGGCCACTGGTGTCAGTAACGGTTAGAAATTTCTCAACTTACGGAGAGCACCTTTAATACTGATAAGTAGGGCTGTTATGATTAATTGTGCAAATgcacgttttctcaatgaatgaatttggtGTTACACCAAAAACTGTGACCATCATATTCTTTGACCCTAGAAGGCGCTGTTGTTTCCGTGCAGtttaaactgcaaaaaaaaaaaaaatattaaagagcacctattatgagaTCAACGTTTtaaaacatccttttgtgtgtatgtgtgtattagtacatgctaacgatattcaaaaagtacatacctcaaagaaaacgatgacgcgagttatcgtctctaacgttctaggactacaaaaaacactcggattgtaagcaacagtttacttcctgggattagtgacgtagagaagaccgacattatgatcgttcagccctctctgctttgcttgggtacgccctcaaagacgggggtggAGAGCACGGAAGAGAAggaaaatggcggaggttgggagttCCTGATTGAGTGTGCTTGTAAACTCTTGTTTAATCATTTAAGCAATTAGATAtgtcgagtagacgctgtctctttagatgcaagggcaaaatagcactttatggacttccacagaggacatcatgtttaagaCGGCTCCAgcaaaatccagtcagaagttgtttatattagtgatgcaccgatgtatcggccgccgatatttatcggccgatttttgatgaatttgaaaccatcggcatatcggctatagcacgagaaaggctgatacttattgtttattaattaactgcataaagaaatccattatatgtaaaaaactacttaatgttgttaataaaataaatgctgaatagcaaaaaccacctttgaaggttgtcatgttgtcttattatatttgttttagcttaatttgtgcctctcttattatgttggtcagttgaatgttaaaggaacatgcccacattttgggaatttagcatATTCACCATATCCttcagagttagataagtccatacatacctttgtcatctccgtgcgtgctgtaactctgtctgacgcagccccagctagcatagcttagcacaaagactggaagtaaatggctccagctagcatactgctcccaattaagtgaaaaaatattcaacattttcctatttatattttgtgatttgtatagtcacatcgtgtacaaataacaaggttgTATGAGACATACACATCTTTTAACCGTAaaatactgggaactatattctcagacgAAGCACTGTtgcttgggcggagtgatttgctcgcagcacctgaGTGAGAAGCCCTgcggtgaggagcagagagttcgctTAGAGTTGGAGTAACGGAGTTAGCGATTGCTAATTAGTAAATGTATTACAATCATGGGTGTTTACTGTATTGTAAAGAGCTGCAACAATAAACGGGAGAACAAGTACCATGATATTTCATAGAATTCCAACCAAAAACACTGACCTGATGAAACAATGGCTGCTTGCTCTGGATATAGCTCCACACACACCTGTAGCCACCATCATTGCTCAAAACATTTCACCGAGGACgactattttcaaaaaatggaaTTTGTATTTGCCACACAGACAATGAAACGTGTGCTGAAAAATACGGCCATCCCATCGATCGTACAGACAGGACAGCGGATCACCTAGGCTACGGTAAGTGTTCCGTTATGTTTTTAGATGACTAAGTTAGTTTACTGTAT
This window harbors:
- the mycbp gene encoding C-Myc-binding protein; translation: MRTEEQSCCDSNILTLSFVMAHYRASESKREQFRRYLEKAGVLDSLTNVLVALYEETEKPNNALDFIKHHLGVAGPESDDAESLRLELNDLQQKCQQLVEENKELKTRLMQYEPAQEDGTE